One segment of Phaeacidiphilus oryzae TH49 DNA contains the following:
- a CDS encoding NAD-dependent epimerase/dehydratase family protein: protein MGKVLLVTGVARQFGGRFVRRVRREPGVDLVVGVDLHPPAPELVGPEGGAVDRAAYAFARADIRRPVIGRLLAEYGVDTVVHLGVSATLLGSAGRSQVKETNVIGSMQLLGAVQKAPSVRRLVVKSTTSVYGSAPRDPAVFDEQMQPKTLPSGGFAKDAVEVEGYVRGFARRRPDVAVTVLRFANIIGPRADTPLAEYLSFPVLPTVLGYDPRLQLVHEQDAVEAVRLAAFEAAGGSINTGTFNIAGEGVLLLSQAARRLGRPTVPVLPPAVSLLARMLRGSGLADFSPEQMRLLTHGRVVDTTQMRDTFGFTPEFSTGEALDDFARVRGRGLLPPERVEGLVDRIGGGLLRLPPTSATRRTP, encoded by the coding sequence TTGGGGAAGGTGCTGCTCGTCACCGGTGTGGCCCGCCAGTTCGGCGGGCGGTTCGTGCGGCGGGTCCGCCGCGAGCCCGGGGTGGACCTGGTGGTCGGCGTCGACCTCCATCCGCCGGCGCCCGAACTCGTGGGCCCCGAGGGCGGGGCCGTGGACCGGGCCGCCTACGCCTTCGCGCGCGCCGACATCCGCCGGCCGGTGATCGGCCGGCTGCTCGCCGAGTACGGCGTGGACACCGTGGTGCACCTCGGGGTGAGCGCCACCCTGCTGGGCTCCGCCGGCCGGTCGCAGGTCAAGGAGACCAACGTGATCGGCTCCATGCAGCTGCTCGGCGCGGTGCAGAAGGCCCCCTCGGTGCGGCGACTGGTCGTCAAGTCCACCACCAGCGTCTACGGTTCCGCCCCCCGCGACCCGGCGGTCTTCGACGAGCAGATGCAGCCGAAGACGCTGCCGAGCGGCGGCTTCGCCAAGGACGCGGTCGAGGTCGAGGGGTACGTCCGCGGCTTCGCCCGGCGCCGCCCCGACGTGGCCGTGACCGTGCTGCGGTTCGCCAACATCATCGGCCCGCGGGCGGACACCCCGCTGGCCGAGTACCTGTCCTTCCCGGTGCTGCCGACCGTCCTCGGCTACGACCCGCGGCTTCAGCTGGTCCACGAGCAGGACGCGGTGGAGGCCGTGCGGCTGGCCGCCTTCGAGGCCGCCGGCGGCAGCATCAACACCGGCACCTTCAACATCGCCGGGGAGGGCGTGCTGCTCCTCTCCCAGGCGGCCCGGCGGCTGGGCCGGCCGACGGTGCCGGTGCTGCCGCCGGCCGTCAGCCTCCTCGCCCGGATGCTGCGCGGCAGCGGGCTGGCCGACTTCTCCCCCGAGCAGATGCGGCTCCTCACCCATGGCAGGGTGGTGGACACCACCCAGATGCGGGACACCTTCGGCTTCACCCCGGAGTTCAGCACGGGGGAGGCGCTGGACGACTTCGCCCGGGTGCGCGGTCGCGGGCTGCTCCCGCCGGAGCGGGTGGAGGGGCTGGTCGACCGGATCGGCGGCGGCCTCCTCCGGCTGCCCCCCACCAGCGCGACTAGGAGGACCCCGTGA
- a CDS encoding lysophospholipid acyltransferase family protein — protein sequence MSEAKVIPFADRRAGTGDGRANRPKAVPPPEPVPDETSAARAPEAARRPPVPPLVDALGGLADRVFGKGWEARAANGLAFLRRRLTGEYEVDEFGFDRELTEQVLITALRPLADKYFRISVRGVENLPDTGGVLIVANHSGVLPLDALMTQIAIHDHHPAHRHLRMLAADLVFVLPGINELARKAGHTLACNEDAQRLLAKGEVVGVWPEGFKGIGKPFADRYKLQRFGRGGFVSSALRAGVPIVPCSIVGAEEIYPMLGNAKTLARLLGLPYFPMTPTFPWLGPLGAVPLPTKWTIQFGEPIPTDGYGPEAADDPMLLFNLTDQVRETIQHTLYKLLVQRRSVFF from the coding sequence GTGAGCGAGGCCAAGGTCATCCCCTTCGCCGACCGGCGGGCCGGGACCGGCGACGGCCGGGCGAATCGGCCGAAGGCCGTGCCGCCGCCGGAGCCGGTGCCTGACGAGACGTCAGCGGCCAGGGCCCCCGAGGCGGCCCGGCGGCCCCCCGTGCCGCCTCTGGTGGACGCCCTGGGCGGGCTGGCGGACCGGGTGTTCGGCAAGGGCTGGGAGGCCAGGGCGGCCAACGGGCTGGCCTTCCTGCGCCGCAGGCTCACCGGCGAGTACGAGGTGGACGAGTTCGGCTTCGACCGCGAGCTGACCGAGCAGGTGCTGATCACCGCGCTGCGGCCGCTGGCGGACAAGTACTTCCGGATCTCCGTCCGCGGGGTGGAGAACCTCCCGGACACCGGCGGGGTGCTGATCGTCGCCAACCACTCCGGGGTGCTGCCGCTGGACGCGCTGATGACGCAGATCGCGATCCACGACCACCACCCCGCCCACCGGCACCTGCGAATGCTGGCCGCCGACCTGGTCTTCGTACTGCCCGGGATCAACGAGCTGGCCCGGAAGGCCGGCCACACCCTCGCCTGCAACGAGGACGCCCAGCGGCTGCTGGCCAAGGGCGAGGTGGTCGGGGTCTGGCCGGAGGGCTTCAAGGGGATCGGCAAGCCGTTCGCCGACCGGTACAAGCTGCAGCGGTTCGGGCGGGGCGGGTTCGTCTCCTCCGCGCTGCGGGCGGGCGTGCCGATCGTGCCGTGCTCGATCGTCGGGGCCGAGGAGATCTACCCGATGCTGGGCAACGCGAAGACGCTGGCGCGGCTGCTGGGGTTGCCGTACTTCCCGATGACGCCGACGTTCCCGTGGCTGGGGCCGCTGGGGGCGGTGCCGCTGCCGACCAAGTGGACGATCCAGTTCGGCGAGCCGATCCCGACCGACGGCTACGGGCCGGAGGCGGCGGACGACCCGATGCTTCTCTTCAACCTGACGGACCAGGTCCGCGAGACCATCCAGCACACGCTGTACAAGCTGCTGGTGCAGCGCCGTTCGGTCTTCTTCTGA
- a CDS encoding DUF5667 domain-containing protein: MTGRVLEVLEHRRAKAFAEALEAVEPTADQPAPHGAENSAGAELGGLLEAVGALRALPVPELAGDVRMVQRAHLVAAFENMLAEQPSSAAAVPAQQSRHGTHRAPGALGLFGGGRLLPASRWRRRLAFGGLAAGMAVGALGGVAAASSNALPGDALYGMKRSLEDWRLGLAGSDAERGRLLLDQASARMGEVQQLMGARRGGELSPELAARIRSEFDEMNADGTRGRDLLRGIYLREHTVAPMRRLAGFAAQEQPRLDTVSSQLPHGLAPVTEPVRRLLSGIDREVAPLHLTGPTVGGSGSSPAMRHSAPAGSRAPSAAPGGGLLGGATTTGTGGGSSHGSATPTASQSGGVGGIVGGLTGGVLGNGGSSSRSSSSPSGPTTSGTGSSPAASPSSSGLNLPPLVPGLLPGLGLSG; encoded by the coding sequence GTGACAGGCCGCGTTCTCGAAGTTCTCGAGCACCGGAGGGCGAAGGCCTTCGCCGAGGCCCTGGAGGCTGTCGAGCCGACAGCCGACCAGCCCGCGCCACACGGTGCGGAGAACTCGGCCGGGGCCGAACTCGGCGGCTTGCTGGAGGCGGTGGGCGCGCTGCGCGCGCTGCCGGTGCCAGAGCTCGCCGGCGACGTCCGCATGGTGCAACGCGCCCATCTGGTGGCGGCGTTCGAGAACATGCTGGCCGAGCAGCCGAGTTCGGCCGCCGCCGTACCGGCCCAGCAGTCGCGGCACGGGACGCACCGCGCCCCCGGCGCGCTGGGGCTCTTCGGCGGCGGCCGACTGCTGCCGGCCAGCCGCTGGCGGCGCCGTCTGGCGTTCGGCGGCCTGGCCGCCGGGATGGCGGTCGGGGCCCTCGGCGGCGTCGCCGCGGCGAGCTCCAACGCCCTTCCCGGGGACGCCCTCTACGGCATGAAGCGCAGCCTCGAGGACTGGCGCCTCGGGCTGGCCGGCTCGGACGCCGAGCGCGGCCGCCTGCTGCTGGACCAGGCCTCCGCCCGGATGGGCGAGGTGCAGCAGCTGATGGGCGCCCGCCGCGGCGGCGAACTCAGCCCCGAGCTGGCCGCGCGGATCCGCAGCGAGTTCGACGAGATGAACGCGGACGGCACCCGCGGCCGCGATCTGCTGCGCGGGATCTACCTCCGCGAGCACACGGTCGCGCCGATGCGCCGGCTGGCCGGCTTCGCCGCCCAGGAGCAGCCCCGGCTGGACACCGTCTCCAGCCAACTCCCGCACGGGCTGGCCCCGGTGACGGAGCCGGTGCGCCGGCTGCTCTCCGGGATAGACCGTGAGGTGGCCCCGCTGCACCTGACCGGCCCCACGGTCGGCGGCAGCGGGAGCTCGCCGGCGATGCGGCACAGCGCCCCGGCGGGTTCGCGGGCGCCCAGCGCGGCGCCGGGCGGCGGGCTGCTGGGCGGTGCCACCACGACCGGCACGGGCGGGGGTTCGAGCCACGGCTCGGCGACGCCCACGGCGTCCCAGTCGGGGGGCGTGGGCGGCATCGTCGGCGGCCTCACCGGCGGTGTCCTGGGCAACGGCGGCTCCTCGTCCCGGAGTTCGTCCTCCCCCTCGGGCCCGACGACCTCCGGCACCGGCTCCTCGCCCGCGGCGAGCCCGAGCAGCAGCGGACTCAACCTGCCACCGCTGGTCCCCGGCCTGCTGCCGGGACTCGGCCTGAGCGGTTAG
- a CDS encoding ECF subfamily RNA polymerase sigma factor, BldN family: MVAPVLTAPAFAAPAPAVPLPASPLRGAAPAGPGGATGGSAPRSDSPARTPAARSGEIPSASTGGARHRSASRGSATTAPTATSAPSAPSAAPGPGATATAGAPVNPVVELVGRAQQGDSEAFGRLYDHYSDTVYRYIYYRVGSRATAEDLTSETFLRALRRIGTFTWQGRDFGAWLVTIARNLVADHFKSSRFRLEVTTGEMLDANEVERSPEESVLESLSNAALLEAVRRLNPQQQECVTLRFLQGLSVAETARIMGKNEGAIKTLQYRAVRTLARLLPSDAR; this comes from the coding sequence CTGGTCGCGCCGGTCCTGACGGCTCCGGCCTTCGCCGCGCCGGCCCCGGCGGTCCCCCTGCCGGCCTCGCCGCTGCGCGGCGCCGCGCCCGCCGGGCCGGGCGGCGCGACGGGCGGCTCCGCTCCGCGTTCCGACAGCCCCGCACGCACCCCCGCCGCGCGCTCCGGCGAGATCCCCAGCGCCTCCACCGGGGGCGCGCGCCATCGCTCCGCAAGCCGGGGCTCAGCGACCACGGCGCCTACGGCGACCTCAGCGCCCTCAGCGCCCTCGGCGGCACCCGGCCCGGGGGCGACAGCGACCGCCGGCGCCCCCGTCAACCCGGTGGTGGAACTGGTCGGCCGCGCCCAGCAGGGGGACAGTGAGGCCTTCGGACGGCTGTACGACCACTACTCCGACACCGTGTACCGGTACATCTACTACCGGGTCGGCAGCAGGGCCACCGCCGAGGACCTGACCAGCGAGACCTTCCTCCGCGCGCTGCGCAGGATCGGCACCTTCACCTGGCAGGGCCGGGACTTCGGCGCCTGGCTGGTGACCATCGCCCGGAACCTGGTGGCGGACCACTTCAAGTCCAGCCGCTTCCGCCTGGAGGTCACCACCGGCGAGATGCTGGACGCCAACGAGGTGGAGCGCAGCCCCGAGGAGTCCGTGCTGGAGTCGCTCTCCAACGCCGCACTGCTGGAGGCCGTGCGCCGGCTCAACCCGCAGCAGCAGGAGTGCGTGACACTGCGCTTCCTGCAGGGCCTGTCGGTGGCCGAGACGGCGCGGATCATGGGCAAGAACGAGGGCGCGATCAAGACCCTCCAGTACCGCGCGGTCCGCACACTCGCCCGACTGCTGCCCAGCGACGCCCGTTGA
- a CDS encoding HAD family hydrolase — protein sequence MSRIPRLTPARAALAGDAAAAQAAAAPAHDADIPVDPQAGAFFDCDNTIMQGAAIFYLGRGLYKRKFFSSRELARFAWQQAWFRVNGAEHAGHMADAKASALSIVQGHRVTDLEEICEEVFDEYMADKIWPGTRALVQMHLEAGQRTWLVTAAPQEAAKVIAGRLGMTGALGTVAEAVNGVYTGRLVGDTLHGPAKAEAVRALAAKEGLDLSRCAAYSDSSNDIPMLSLVGHPYVINPDADLRRHAREQGWRIRDFRTGRKAARVGIPAAAGLGAAAGGTAAAVAMYRKRH from the coding sequence ATGAGCAGGATCCCGAGGCTCACCCCGGCGCGTGCCGCGCTCGCGGGCGACGCCGCAGCCGCGCAGGCCGCGGCCGCTCCCGCGCACGACGCGGACATCCCGGTGGACCCGCAGGCGGGGGCCTTCTTCGACTGCGACAACACGATCATGCAGGGCGCGGCGATCTTCTATCTCGGCCGCGGACTCTACAAGCGCAAGTTCTTCAGCTCCCGCGAACTCGCCCGCTTCGCCTGGCAGCAGGCCTGGTTCCGGGTGAACGGCGCGGAGCACGCCGGGCACATGGCGGACGCCAAGGCGAGCGCGCTCTCGATCGTCCAGGGCCACCGGGTGACCGATCTCGAGGAGATCTGCGAAGAGGTCTTCGACGAGTACATGGCCGACAAGATCTGGCCGGGCACCCGCGCCCTGGTGCAGATGCACCTGGAGGCGGGCCAGCGCACCTGGCTGGTGACCGCGGCCCCGCAGGAGGCGGCCAAGGTGATCGCCGGCCGGCTCGGGATGACCGGCGCCCTGGGCACCGTCGCCGAGGCGGTGAACGGCGTCTACACCGGCCGCCTGGTCGGCGACACCCTCCACGGCCCGGCGAAGGCCGAGGCGGTGCGGGCGCTCGCCGCGAAGGAGGGGCTCGACCTGTCGCGCTGCGCGGCGTACAGCGACTCCTCGAACGATATTCCGATGCTCTCGCTGGTCGGCCATCCGTACGTGATCAACCCGGACGCCGACCTCCGGCGCCACGCCCGGGAACAGGGCTGGCGGATAAGGGACTTCAGGACCGGCCGGAAGGCGGCCAGGGTGGGCATCCCGGCGGCCGCCGGGCTCGGCGCCGCGGCGGGCGGCACGGCGGCCGCGGTCGCGATGTACCGCAAGCGCCACTGA
- a CDS encoding glutaredoxin family protein, which produces MITLIGKPGCHLCDEAREVVSRVAGELGVPWEERDILQDEELYRKYWEQIPVTLIDGRQHDFWRVDEKRLRAALEK; this is translated from the coding sequence ATGATCACGCTCATCGGCAAGCCGGGGTGCCATCTCTGCGACGAGGCGCGGGAGGTGGTCTCGCGGGTCGCGGGGGAACTGGGGGTTCCGTGGGAGGAGCGGGACATCCTCCAGGACGAGGAGCTGTACCGGAAGTACTGGGAGCAGATCCCGGTCACCCTGATCGACGGGCGCCAGCACGACTTCTGGCGGGTGGACGAGAAGCGGCTCCGGGCCGCGCTGGAGAAGTGA
- a CDS encoding redox-sensing transcriptional repressor Rex: MATDRSSQAPSGSRGRPSGRGRGIPEATVARLPLYLRALTALSERSVPTVSSEELAAAAGVNSAKLRKDFSYLGSYGTRGVGYDVEYLVYQISRELGLTQDWPVVIVGIGNLGHALANYGGFASRGFRVAALLDADPELAGKTAAGLPVRPMDDLERVIAEEHVSIGVITTPPVAAQQVCDRLVAAGVTSILNFAPTVLSVPDGVDVRKVDLSIELQILAFHEQRKSGEDLDPAGMDGPGGPGRSDAPVEPGGRARAVAAAAAKALPRAVARTRSGGAAGKAAGKAERGKGDEGDLPAVMPA; the protein is encoded by the coding sequence GTGGCAACTGACCGATCTTCCCAGGCCCCCAGCGGCAGCCGGGGGCGCCCGTCCGGCCGGGGCCGCGGCATTCCCGAGGCGACGGTCGCGCGGTTGCCGCTCTACCTGAGGGCGCTCACGGCGCTCTCCGAGCGCTCGGTCCCCACGGTCTCCTCCGAGGAGCTGGCCGCCGCGGCCGGGGTCAACTCGGCCAAGCTCCGCAAGGACTTCTCCTACCTGGGGTCCTACGGCACCCGCGGGGTCGGGTACGACGTGGAGTACCTCGTCTACCAGATCTCGCGTGAGCTGGGCCTCACCCAGGACTGGCCGGTGGTGATCGTCGGTATCGGAAACCTCGGCCACGCCCTCGCCAACTACGGCGGGTTCGCCTCCCGCGGGTTCCGGGTCGCCGCCCTGCTGGACGCCGATCCGGAGCTGGCCGGGAAGACCGCGGCCGGTCTGCCGGTTCGTCCCATGGACGACCTGGAGCGGGTGATCGCCGAGGAGCACGTCTCGATCGGCGTGATCACCACTCCGCCGGTCGCCGCCCAGCAGGTCTGCGACCGGCTGGTGGCGGCCGGGGTGACCAGCATCCTGAACTTCGCCCCGACCGTGCTGAGCGTTCCGGACGGGGTGGACGTCCGCAAGGTCGACCTCTCCATAGAGCTGCAGATCCTCGCCTTCCACGAGCAGCGGAAGTCCGGCGAGGACCTGGACCCGGCGGGGATGGACGGCCCGGGCGGCCCCGGCCGGTCCGACGCGCCGGTCGAGCCGGGCGGCCGCGCCCGCGCGGTGGCCGCGGCGGCGGCGAAGGCGCTGCCCCGCGCGGTGGCCAGGACCAGGAGCGGCGGGGCTGCCGGCAAGGCTGCCGGCAAGGCCGAGCGCGGCAAGGGAGACGAAGGGGACCTGCCGGCCGTGATGCCGGCGTGA
- a CDS encoding glutamyl-tRNA reductase, with product MSLLVLGLSHRTAPVGLLERASLTGEEPVRLLRAAAGSAPVGEATLVATCNRIELYADVAKFHAGVDDLSALLAGHTGVELEELTPHLYVHYEDRAVHHLFSVACGLDSMVVGEGQILGQLRDALSLAQDEGTAGRGLNELFQQALRVGKRAHSETGIDRAGQSLVTFGLEQVAEATGPVERKRALVVGAGSMSSLAATTLARLGVPDLVIANRTPERAERLAAALDARTVPFGQVGAAMAEADLVISCTGAAGIVLGAEEIAVAVGRRAERSAGAAPLAVLDLAMPRDTDPGVQDLDGVVLVDLETLADAASERPGGAADVDLVRRLVDEELEQYAAAQRASRITPTVVALRTMAAEVVGAELERLDGRLPELDAKARAELKQTVHRVVDKLLHAPTVRVKQLASEPGGASYAEALRELFDLDPAAVRAVAGAPDPVRVPEAARETTLPAPSTIRTIMP from the coding sequence ATGAGTCTGCTCGTCCTGGGGCTGAGCCATCGGACAGCCCCGGTGGGGCTGTTGGAGCGGGCCTCGCTGACCGGCGAGGAGCCCGTCCGGCTGCTGCGGGCCGCCGCCGGCTCGGCGCCGGTCGGCGAGGCCACCCTGGTGGCCACCTGCAACCGGATAGAGCTCTACGCCGACGTGGCCAAGTTCCACGCCGGGGTCGACGACCTCTCGGCGCTGCTCGCCGGGCACACCGGGGTGGAGCTGGAGGAGCTCACCCCGCACCTCTACGTCCACTACGAGGACCGCGCCGTCCACCACCTCTTCTCGGTGGCCTGCGGTCTCGACTCGATGGTGGTCGGCGAGGGCCAGATCCTCGGCCAGCTCCGCGACGCGCTCTCCCTCGCCCAGGACGAGGGGACCGCCGGACGTGGCCTCAACGAGCTGTTCCAGCAGGCCCTCCGGGTCGGCAAGCGGGCGCACAGCGAGACCGGCATCGACCGGGCCGGGCAGTCGCTGGTGACCTTCGGTCTGGAGCAGGTCGCCGAGGCCACGGGCCCGGTGGAGCGGAAGCGGGCGCTGGTCGTCGGCGCCGGCTCGATGAGCTCGCTGGCCGCGACCACGCTGGCCCGGCTCGGCGTACCGGACCTGGTGATCGCCAACCGGACGCCGGAGCGGGCCGAGCGGCTGGCCGCCGCGCTGGACGCGCGGACCGTGCCGTTCGGCCAGGTCGGCGCCGCGATGGCGGAGGCCGACCTGGTGATCTCCTGCACCGGAGCCGCGGGCATCGTCCTCGGCGCGGAGGAGATCGCGGTCGCGGTCGGCCGGCGCGCCGAGCGCTCGGCCGGAGCTGCGCCGCTGGCCGTACTCGACCTGGCCATGCCCCGGGACACCGATCCCGGGGTGCAGGACCTGGACGGGGTCGTGCTGGTCGACCTGGAGACGCTGGCCGACGCGGCCTCCGAGCGCCCCGGCGGCGCCGCGGACGTCGACCTGGTCCGGCGGCTCGTCGACGAGGAGCTCGAACAGTACGCCGCGGCCCAGCGGGCGTCCCGGATCACCCCGACCGTGGTCGCCCTGCGCACCATGGCCGCCGAGGTGGTCGGCGCCGAGCTGGAGCGCCTGGACGGGCGGCTGCCCGAGCTGGACGCCAAGGCCCGCGCCGAGCTGAAGCAGACCGTCCACCGGGTCGTGGACAAGCTGCTCCACGCCCCCACGGTCCGGGTGAAGCAGCTGGCCAGCGAGCCCGGCGGGGCCTCCTACGCCGAGGCGCTGCGGGAGCTCTTCGACCTCGACCCGGCGGCCGTCCGCGCCGTGGCCGGCGCTCCGGACCCGGTACGGGTCCCGGAGGCGGCCCGCGAAACCACTCTGCCCGCTCCCAGCACGATCAGGACGATCATGCCATGA
- the hemC gene encoding hydroxymethylbilane synthase, which translates to MTGELTSTPGELGADPAQGPLRLGTRRSALALTQSGMVADAVTRATGRPVELVEITTYGDVSREHLSQIGGQGVFVSALRDAVLAGRVDFAVHSLKDLPTAQPAELALAAVPEREDPRDVLVARDGLDLVQLIEKCAHEAGGRTARIGTGAARRTAQLNAYAARHGLPLETVPIRGNVDTRIGFVRSGELDAVVLAAAGLSRLGRLAEATQLIEPELMLPSPGQGALAVECRADDEDLVAALAQLDHAPTRAAVFAERALLGALDAGCSAPVGALATLAENGADPVVEHPVTDRHQAGELRLRGLVGTLDGSSVVQLSTTGTIAPDASVEAAAAAIGRELAARMLAEGAAGLMGERAQ; encoded by the coding sequence ATGACTGGTGAACTGACCTCTACCCCAGGGGAGTTGGGCGCCGACCCGGCTCAGGGCCCGCTCCGGCTCGGCACCCGCCGGAGTGCCCTCGCCCTGACCCAGTCCGGAATGGTCGCCGACGCGGTCACCCGAGCCACCGGCCGACCCGTCGAGCTGGTGGAGATCACCACCTACGGCGACGTCTCCCGGGAGCACCTCTCGCAGATCGGCGGCCAGGGCGTCTTCGTCTCCGCCCTGCGGGACGCGGTGCTGGCCGGCCGGGTCGACTTCGCCGTCCACTCGCTGAAGGACCTGCCGACCGCGCAGCCCGCCGAACTCGCCCTGGCCGCCGTGCCGGAGCGGGAGGACCCGCGGGACGTCCTGGTCGCCAGGGACGGCCTGGACCTCGTCCAGCTGATCGAGAAGTGCGCCCACGAGGCCGGTGGCCGCACGGCCCGGATCGGCACCGGGGCGGCGCGCCGGACGGCGCAGCTGAACGCGTACGCGGCCCGGCACGGACTCCCGCTGGAGACCGTGCCGATCCGCGGCAACGTGGACACCCGGATCGGCTTCGTCCGCTCCGGGGAGCTCGACGCGGTGGTCCTCGCCGCGGCCGGACTGAGCCGGCTGGGCAGGCTCGCCGAGGCCACCCAGCTGATCGAGCCCGAGCTCATGCTGCCGTCGCCCGGGCAGGGCGCGCTGGCAGTGGAGTGCCGCGCGGACGACGAGGACCTCGTCGCCGCGCTGGCCCAGCTCGACCACGCCCCCACCCGGGCGGCGGTCTTCGCCGAGCGCGCGCTGCTGGGCGCGCTGGACGCCGGGTGCTCCGCCCCGGTGGGGGCGTTGGCCACGCTTGCGGAGAACGGTGCGGACCCCGTGGTCGAGCATCCGGTGACGGATCGTCACCAGGCCGGCGAGCTGCGCCTGCGCGGCCTCGTCGGCACCCTTGACGGCTCGTCCGTCGTGCAGTTGTCCACCACCGGCACCATCGCCCCCGACGCCTCCGTGGAGGCGGCGGCCGCGGCCATCGGCCGCGAGCTCGCCGCCCGCATGCTCGCCGAGGGTGCCGCCGGTCTCATGGGGGAGCGAGCCCAGTGA
- a CDS encoding bifunctional uroporphyrinogen-III C-methyltransferase/uroporphyrinogen-III synthase: protein MGAGPGDPGLLTLNAVEALSTADLLIADPEIAESVRPHCPAGIETQSPHPDTEAFVLDEEPAAEVIARLLPAVRSGKHVVRAVEGDPGLDGRATEEMLACAQAQVAFQVVPGVPQAVGVPAYAGVPLRGGAGAEGAEPGGSADVRYVDVSGHVADATWTELGEADASTALVLRTVLGQVPAMAQALVAHGRKPDTPLSITLRGTTTRQRTYTATLGSIAAELKSAKVLPSPVSAPVDPASSVIAVLGERVAHRQELSWFETKPMFGWNVLVPRTKDQAGALCEQLRSYGAVPHEVPTIAVEPPRTPQQMERAIKGLVTGRYEWIAFTSVNAVKAVREKFEEYGLDARAFAGIKVAAVGATTAQALVDFGVKPDLVPSGEQSAAGLLEDWPPYDPVFDPIDRVLLPRADIATETLVAGLIELGWEVDDVTAYRTVRASPPPAPTREAIKGGGFDAVLFTSSSTVRNLVGIAGKPHNVTVIACIGPATAKTAEEHGLRVDVLSPAPSVAALAEALAAFGAQRRDAALAAGEPVYRPSERRPGSRRKAR from the coding sequence CTGGGGGCGGGACCGGGCGACCCCGGGCTGCTGACCCTCAACGCGGTGGAGGCGCTGTCCACCGCCGATCTGCTGATCGCCGACCCGGAGATCGCCGAGTCGGTGCGTCCGCACTGCCCGGCCGGGATCGAGACGCAGTCCCCGCACCCCGACACCGAGGCCTTCGTCCTGGACGAGGAGCCGGCCGCCGAGGTGATCGCCCGGCTGCTGCCCGCGGTCCGGTCCGGCAAGCACGTGGTGCGCGCCGTCGAGGGCGACCCCGGCCTGGACGGCCGGGCCACCGAGGAGATGCTGGCCTGCGCCCAGGCGCAGGTGGCCTTCCAGGTGGTGCCGGGCGTGCCGCAGGCGGTCGGTGTGCCGGCGTACGCGGGCGTGCCGCTGCGCGGCGGCGCCGGGGCGGAGGGCGCGGAGCCCGGCGGCTCGGCCGACGTCCGCTACGTGGACGTCAGCGGGCACGTCGCCGACGCGACCTGGACCGAGCTGGGCGAGGCCGACGCGTCCACCGCGCTGGTGCTGCGCACCGTGCTGGGCCAGGTGCCCGCGATGGCCCAGGCGCTGGTCGCCCACGGCCGGAAGCCGGACACCCCGCTCTCCATCACCCTCCGCGGCACCACCACCAGGCAGCGCACCTACACCGCGACCCTGGGCAGCATCGCCGCCGAGCTGAAGTCCGCGAAGGTGCTGCCCTCGCCGGTCTCGGCGCCGGTCGACCCGGCGTCCTCGGTGATAGCCGTGCTGGGCGAGCGGGTGGCGCACCGCCAGGAGCTCTCCTGGTTCGAGACCAAGCCGATGTTCGGCTGGAACGTGCTGGTCCCGCGCACCAAGGACCAGGCCGGCGCGCTCTGCGAGCAGTTGCGCTCGTACGGGGCCGTGCCGCACGAGGTGCCGACCATCGCGGTCGAGCCGCCGCGCACCCCGCAGCAGATGGAGCGGGCGATCAAGGGCCTGGTGACGGGCCGCTACGAGTGGATCGCCTTCACCTCGGTCAACGCGGTCAAGGCGGTCCGGGAGAAGTTCGAGGAGTACGGGCTCGACGCCCGCGCCTTCGCCGGGATCAAGGTCGCGGCGGTGGGCGCCACCACGGCGCAGGCGCTGGTCGACTTCGGCGTGAAGCCGGACCTCGTCCCGAGCGGCGAGCAGTCGGCGGCCGGGCTGCTGGAGGACTGGCCGCCGTACGACCCGGTCTTCGACCCGATCGACCGGGTGCTGCTGCCGCGCGCGGACATCGCCACCGAGACGCTGGTCGCCGGGCTGATCGAGCTGGGCTGGGAGGTGGACGACGTCACGGCCTACCGGACCGTGCGGGCCTCGCCGCCGCCGGCGCCGACCCGGGAGGCGATCAAGGGCGGCGGGTTCGACGCGGTGCTCTTCACCTCGTCCTCCACGGTGCGGAACCTGGTCGGGATCGCCGGAAAGCCGCACAACGTGACCGTCATCGCGTGTATCGGGCCGGCGACGGCCAAGACCGCGGAGGAGCACGGGCTGCGGGTCGACGTGCTGTCGCCGGCGCCGAGCGTCGCCGCGCTGGCGGAGGCGCTGGCCGCGTTCGGCGCGCAGCGCCGGGACGCGGCGCTGGCGGCGGGCGAGCCGGTGTACCGGCCTTCCGAGCGGCGGCCGGGGTCGCGTCGCAAGGCGCGTTAG